From Onychostoma macrolepis isolate SWU-2019 chromosome 19, ASM1243209v1, whole genome shotgun sequence, a single genomic window includes:
- the LOC131526108 gene encoding XK-related protein 8-like codes for MVETQECFPFGFLLKYLFTLVGLLLFLLDIALDIWTVVSFYQDGAYVYMAVMIFLLLGSSVLLQVFSWLWYSDSKTETKVEKFADRHLLIKPFHFLQLGVHLRYAGVIETSTKDFLHRINNFRNDVQHSTKEDGNAKLKHDFLMLRLFEAFSENTPQLTLMMSIILQRGELELITGLKILTAAAAIAINVALYHRGMHVYGSKGRNMSLISTVIYFLWNLLLIIPRVTALALFCSVLPCYIVAHFLSLWMLLVLVAWSQKTDHMKSPGWEWLFRAAVGLIWYFSWFNVSKKGNIKVKMALYYTFMALDTVMLLGFWCWKVFEYAGCWSSLNPYMVIPTLVGLYVIGILVKIIYYRWFHPKMAEPSEGQFRQAATYDADSTDSRDLSLEDAAAAPAQPLTGVLKRSRTMAANFYF; via the exons ATGGTGGAGACTCAGGAGTGCTTTCCTTTTGGTTTTTTATTGAAATACCTGTTTACTTTGGTGGGACTGTTATTGTTCCTGCTGGATATAGCGCTGGACATTTGGACTGTTGTGTCATTTTATCAGGATGGAGCCTATGTGTATATGGCAGTAATGATCTTTCTGCTGCTGGGCTCTTCGGTGCTGTTACAGGTGTTCAGCTGGCTCTGGTACTCTGATTCTAAGACTGAGACTAAGGTGGAGAAATTTGCAGACCGGCATTTGTTGATCAAACCATTCCACTTCCTGCAGCTCGGAGTTCATCTCAG GTATGCTGGGGTGATAGAGACTTCCACAAAGGATTTTCTTCATCGCATTAATAATTTCAGAAATGATGTGCAGCATAGTACCAAAGAGGATGGGAATGCGAAGCTGAAACATGATTTTCTGATGCTTCGTCTATTTGAAGCATTTTCTGAAAACACCCCACAACTCACACTCATGATGTCTATAATCCTACAGAGAGGAGAGCTGGAGCTTATTACAG gaTTAAAAATCCTCACAGCAGCTGCTGCAATTGCCATTAATGTTGCCTTGTACCATCGGGGCATGCATGTCTATGGTTCTAAAGGACGCAATATGAGCTTGATCTCCACAGTGATTTACTTCCTGTGGAACTTGTTACTGATTATTCCCCGTGTAACTGCTCTGGCACTCTTCTGCAGTGTATTGCCATGCTACATCGTAGCACACTTCCTGTCTCTGTGGATGCTGCTGGTTTTAGTGGCCTGGAGCCAGAAAACAGATCACATGAAAAGTCCTGGTTGGGAATGGCTCTTCAGAGCAGCTGTTGGACTCATCTGGTACTTCAGCTGGTTTAACGTATCAAAAAAAGGAAACATAAAAGTAAAGATGGCTCTCTATTATACTTTCATGGCTTTGGACACAGTGATGCTGCTGGGCTTCTGGTGCTGGAAGGTGTTTGAGTATGCAGGCTGCTGGAGCTCCTTAAATCCTTATATGGTGATCCCGACACTAGTAGGTTTGTACGTCATTGGAATACTAGTGAAAATTATATACTACAGATGGTTTCATCCCAAAATGGCTGAACCCAGTGAAGGGCAGTTTAGACAAGCTGCAACATATGACGCAGACTCGACAGACTCGAGAGACTTGTCCCTGGAAGATGCAGCTGCAGCTCCTGCGCAGCCTCTCACTGGAGTCCTCAAGAGGAGCAGGACCATGGCTGCTAATTTCTACTTTTAG